A window of Fretibacterium sp. OH1220_COT-178 contains these coding sequences:
- a CDS encoding DUF1850 domain-containing protein: MKTRWALLWVPLLWGGAIVLSLSALAPRVFVHDENGKKLLSFPLYLGDTFRTEYIHSVQLCPVVDIYQADKRRIWLWEERTQSTNAGLPTEAPPRGRFVHFPPWYRYIGGGRAFRSFHLRVGDEHVGRNILTLPSGRVLPLFGLHPGRRLTFSVR; the protein is encoded by the coding sequence GTGAAAACGAGATGGGCGCTGCTCTGGGTTCCCCTCCTCTGGGGCGGGGCAATCGTTCTCAGCCTTTCCGCATTGGCGCCCCGAGTTTTTGTGCACGACGAAAACGGCAAAAAACTCCTCTCCTTTCCTCTTTATCTTGGCGATACCTTCAGGACGGAGTACATCCACTCCGTCCAGCTCTGTCCCGTCGTGGACATCTATCAGGCGGACAAACGGAGGATCTGGCTTTGGGAGGAGCGCACCCAGTCCACCAACGCCGGTCTGCCGACCGAGGCGCCGCCGAGAGGGCGTTTCGTCCACTTCCCGCCCTGGTATCGTTATATCGGGGGGGGGCGGGCGTTCCGTTCCTTTCACTTGAGGGTTGGCGACGAGCATGTGGGCCGGAACATTCTGACCCTGCCATCCGGGAGGGTACTGCCTCTTTTCGGACTCCATCCGGGGCGTCGCCTGACGTTCAGCGTTCGCTGA
- a CDS encoding chemotaxis protein, whose amino-acid sequence MQEVKKVITEVGTNEWQVVVFFLGDQSFAINVDKTREILRWPGCRVIPDSPRALIGITSVRGEVLPMVDLRVFLGIEPSVDLEQSKVIVAEFNEVKLGFVVDAVERIYRINSEDLDSSLTGKYLGEWILYVIKRDSRNVLLLDYEAIVQTISPQLSMQNKWDPSRATALMEGIGNPTDYRIIVAEDSPLIRKQIKDALASGGFSNLLLCADGKEAYEAIMQDGADFDILITDVEMPRLDGLALTRRLKENPATKDLPIIVFSSIMAEDIKVKAASVGARYQITKPEIAQLVEYVVQIIREKQEDKTVAVH is encoded by the coding sequence ATGCAGGAAGTCAAGAAGGTTATCACGGAGGTTGGCACGAACGAATGGCAGGTCGTGGTCTTTTTTCTGGGGGACCAGTCCTTTGCCATAAACGTCGATAAGACGCGGGAGATTCTTCGGTGGCCGGGGTGTCGGGTCATTCCCGATTCGCCAAGGGCCTTGATCGGCATCACCTCCGTTCGGGGCGAGGTGCTCCCCATGGTCGACCTGCGCGTTTTTCTGGGAATTGAACCTTCCGTCGACCTCGAGCAGAGCAAGGTGATCGTCGCCGAGTTCAACGAGGTCAAGCTGGGGTTTGTCGTCGATGCCGTGGAACGCATTTACCGCATCAATTCCGAAGACTTGGACTCGAGCCTCACCGGAAAGTATCTCGGGGAGTGGATTCTCTACGTCATCAAGCGCGACAGCCGTAATGTCCTCTTGCTGGACTACGAGGCGATCGTTCAGACGATCAGCCCTCAGCTTTCGATGCAGAACAAGTGGGACCCCTCTCGGGCAACGGCCTTGATGGAGGGGATCGGCAACCCGACGGATTATCGGATCATCGTGGCCGAGGACTCGCCTTTGATCCGTAAGCAGATCAAGGATGCCCTGGCGTCGGGCGGTTTTTCGAACCTTCTGCTTTGCGCGGACGGCAAGGAGGCCTATGAGGCGATCATGCAGGACGGAGCAGATTTCGACATCCTGATCACGGATGTGGAGATGCCTCGGTTGGATGGGCTCGCCCTGACGCGCCGCCTGAAGGAGAACCCTGCGACGAAGGATCTTCCCATAATCGTGTTCTCGTCCATTATGGCGGAGGACATCAAGGTCAAGGCCGCCAGCGTGGGGGCACGTTATCAGATCACGAAACCGGAGATCGCTCAGTTGGTGGAGTACGTGGTTCAGATCATTCGGGAAAAGCAGGAGGACAAGACCGTCGCAGTCCACTGA
- a CDS encoding virulence protein codes for MYAIAFDLEVAELKKHYGEPYNGAYQEINKELKKVGFDWTQGSIYLSEEGGNNLTAVYKAINALSRIEWFRNSVRDIRAFKVEDWSDFTDIVKGRE; via the coding sequence GTGTACGCGATTGCGTTTGACCTGGAGGTTGCGGAGCTCAAGAAGCATTATGGGGAGCCTTACAACGGCGCCTATCAGGAGATCAACAAAGAACTCAAAAAAGTGGGATTTGACTGGACGCAGGGGAGTATCTACCTCTCTGAAGAGGGGGGAAACAACCTTACCGCTGTGTACAAGGCGATCAACGCTCTCTCTAGGATTGAATGGTTCAGAAATTCCGTTCGCGACATCCGGGCCTTTAAAGTGGAGGATTGGTCGGATTTCACCGATATTGTGAAAGGGCGGGAATAG
- a CDS encoding MFS transporter, which translates to MSEKISLPSGKGFFALSAEIKVVLISLAHGVNDMYAAFLPTFVPYIKASLGLDYALTGTLSLIVGFCHIVGQPMIGFLCDRIRRPYLMIVGPLLCGSGAVMLPNAGSYGGALFCAGLWGVGSAMFHPQGSGGVGYVSKPEKLTFAMTLFNISGTAGALISPVVAVFAVQKFGYGGLWVTLLPPFLLAPLLYVSMPFLRETLPQPDRRASGFWRSFGGVFRTLLPVWGVSVIRDIVFQGVRFFLPLKVAAQGGSLETIGTVLFCITLGGTLAMIPAERIARRVSFGTILGASMVLGSLSLTAAALSSGLISTVLYIIGVSCVFSTMPLTVVLAQTLMPHARSIASSVVMGLAWGVANAALYPLGKFADWVGIHNTTLLLGLLPLLSLAFFASPLLRGRR; encoded by the coding sequence TTGAGCGAGAAGATATCCCTTCCTTCGGGGAAGGGCTTTTTTGCGCTCTCGGCGGAGATAAAGGTGGTCCTGATCTCCCTGGCGCACGGAGTCAACGACATGTATGCGGCGTTTTTGCCTACGTTTGTTCCCTATATCAAAGCCTCTTTGGGACTGGATTATGCTTTGACGGGCACGCTGAGCCTCATCGTGGGGTTCTGCCATATCGTCGGGCAGCCCATGATCGGTTTCCTGTGCGACCGCATCAGACGTCCCTACCTGATGATCGTCGGTCCTCTGCTCTGCGGCTCGGGGGCCGTCATGCTTCCGAATGCCGGCAGCTACGGCGGAGCCCTGTTTTGTGCCGGGCTCTGGGGGGTGGGAAGTGCGATGTTCCATCCTCAGGGGAGTGGGGGGGTGGGTTACGTCTCGAAGCCGGAAAAATTGACGTTCGCGATGACGCTTTTCAACATTTCCGGGACGGCCGGAGCCCTAATCAGCCCTGTAGTGGCGGTTTTTGCCGTTCAGAAGTTTGGTTATGGCGGGCTTTGGGTTACCCTTCTTCCCCCGTTCCTGCTCGCCCCGCTCCTCTACGTTTCCATGCCGTTTCTCAGGGAGACGCTTCCCCAGCCAGACCGTAGGGCCTCGGGGTTCTGGAGGAGCTTCGGTGGTGTGTTCCGGACGCTTTTGCCCGTCTGGGGCGTCTCCGTCATTCGGGATATCGTCTTCCAGGGGGTACGTTTTTTTCTGCCCCTCAAGGTGGCCGCCCAGGGGGGCTCCCTTGAGACGATCGGGACCGTGCTCTTCTGCATCACCCTGGGCGGTACGCTCGCCATGATTCCCGCGGAGCGCATCGCACGGAGGGTGAGCTTTGGGACAATTCTGGGGGCATCGATGGTGCTGGGGTCGTTGTCCTTAACCGCAGCCGCCCTCAGTTCGGGCTTGATCTCGACCGTTCTGTACATCATCGGGGTCTCCTGCGTCTTCTCCACCATGCCCCTGACCGTGGTTTTGGCCCAGACGCTGATGCCCCATGCCCGGAGCATCGCGAGTTCTGTGGTCATGGGCCTTGCGTGGGGAGTGGCCAATGCGGCGCTCTATCCTCTGGGAAAGTTTGCGGACTGGGTCGGCATCCACAACACGACCTTGCTCCTGGGCCTGCTGCCCCTGTTGAGTCTTGCCTTTTTCGCCTCCCCCCTACTCAGGGGGAGGCGCTGA
- a CDS encoding dipeptidase, with protein sequence MSSIIVDAHYDLLMDVFRLRRKGETRVIERFYLDDLRAAGVNVLICSLFVSNDYVPEMALRVALTQIAYLHTEMRESPGLFALCRTAGEARRAVHEGRLALFLSFEGVDPLGYEPQLLSVFYELGVRLVGLVWSRRNAAADGCHFRPLEEGVVGGLTPFGVTLLKEIERLGMILDVSHLNDVGLEDVFRFFKGPVIASHSNCRALCGVARNLTDAQIAALAARGGVMGLNNMMHFVYPGEDDRPGAPEAVAPKLPPLPEGRPRYAGLLDHARHILEVAGEDHVGLGLDLCEFALPEEARIKSVFPSYRHVAPFIEAVRREFSPSAANKLLGENWMRVLEKLP encoded by the coding sequence GTGTCCTCCATCATCGTCGATGCCCATTACGATCTTCTGATGGACGTGTTTCGCCTTCGCAGAAAGGGAGAGACGCGCGTCATAGAGCGTTTCTATCTGGATGACCTTCGCGCTGCCGGGGTCAACGTGCTGATCTGCTCTCTCTTCGTGTCGAACGACTACGTTCCGGAAATGGCGCTGCGCGTCGCTTTGACCCAGATTGCCTACCTGCACACGGAGATGCGGGAGTCTCCGGGGTTGTTTGCCCTTTGCCGTACGGCCGGTGAGGCAAGACGTGCCGTTCATGAGGGACGGCTTGCCCTTTTTCTCTCCTTTGAGGGGGTTGATCCGCTGGGCTACGAACCTCAGCTGCTCTCCGTCTTTTACGAGCTCGGCGTGCGTCTCGTCGGGCTGGTATGGAGCCGGCGCAACGCCGCTGCCGACGGCTGCCATTTCAGGCCTTTGGAGGAAGGGGTCGTCGGGGGGCTGACGCCCTTCGGCGTGACTCTGCTGAAGGAGATCGAGCGCTTGGGGATGATCCTCGACGTCAGCCACCTGAACGACGTCGGCCTTGAGGATGTGTTCAGATTTTTCAAGGGGCCCGTGATCGCCTCGCACTCCAATTGCCGCGCCCTCTGCGGCGTCGCCCGCAACCTCACGGACGCCCAGATCGCGGCGCTGGCCGCACGCGGCGGGGTCATGGGGCTCAACAACATGATGCATTTCGTCTACCCGGGCGAGGACGACAGACCGGGAGCCCCAGAGGCTGTGGCCCCGAAGCTTCCCCCTCTTCCGGAGGGGCGGCCGCGTTACGCGGGCCTGCTCGATCACGCCCGGCACATTCTCGAGGTCGCGGGGGAGGACCACGTGGGCCTTGGGCTCGACCTCTGCGAGTTCGCCCTCCCGGAGGAGGCGCGCATCAAGAGCGTGTTTCCCTCCTACAGGCACGTGGCGCCCTTTATCGAGGCGGTGCGTAGAGAGTTCTCCCCCTCGGCCGCGAACAAATTGCTGGGGGAAAACTGGATGCGCGTCCTGGAAAAGCTGCCGTGA
- a CDS encoding TRAP transporter permease produces the protein MCVTDQVVTNAPDDIDVEEIKRRYDSESRFRSPSDWTGRMISAIAVLMSLFHLYTSAFGLLKEMWQRPVHLCFVLILVFLLYPATSKSPRDRIPWYDYLWAALGAFVTLYMVAQFYGPMLARAGMPNNLDLAVGFLGIIVVLEATRRVSNPVLPIIVLFFLVYCYFGRYAPSLFQHRGYNFYRIINHMYLGTEGIFGTPLAVSATFVFMFILFGSIVEQTGLGKYIIDLSMALAGWSAGGPAKVAVVSSGIMGTISGSSVANVCTTGMFTIPLMKSVGYEPHFAGAVEAVASTGGQIMPPVMGAAAFIMAQTMGVSYVEVALAAVVPALLYYIAVIVQVHYEATRLGLKGLPRERLPRLKTLLLERGHLLIPLAGIIYFLVAGYTPLQAAFRGIVLTVVTSYFRRDTWLTPAKLWTGLENGARSALGVACACATVGLIIGTATLTGLGLKLALAIVTLAGGSLFLTLVFTMVASIFLGMGLPTTANFIVTSTMAAPALIKLGIPEMAAYMFVLYFGIAADLTPPVALAAYAGAGIARADAIRTGTTATKLALAGFLVPYIYVFNPMLVLVNFEPFSFFLAVLTALIGVFLLGMSTIGFFKAPIFLLLRILALGGALGLMIPGWKSDLAGILVLALIWLVQSRKEKRTASL, from the coding sequence ATGTGTGTGACCGATCAGGTAGTGACCAACGCTCCGGACGACATTGATGTGGAGGAGATCAAGAGGAGGTACGACAGCGAATCCCGCTTCCGCTCCCCTTCGGACTGGACGGGAAGGATGATCTCCGCCATCGCGGTGCTGATGTCCCTCTTTCATCTCTACACGTCGGCTTTTGGCCTGCTCAAGGAGATGTGGCAGCGCCCTGTCCATCTCTGTTTCGTCCTGATCCTGGTCTTCCTGCTGTATCCTGCGACTTCGAAGAGCCCAAGGGACCGTATTCCCTGGTACGATTATCTCTGGGCGGCGCTGGGCGCGTTCGTGACCCTCTACATGGTCGCGCAGTTTTACGGCCCCATGCTCGCCCGGGCCGGGATGCCGAACAACCTCGATCTGGCCGTCGGTTTTCTGGGGATCATCGTGGTCCTGGAGGCGACTCGAAGGGTCTCGAACCCGGTCCTGCCCATCATCGTGCTCTTTTTCCTCGTTTACTGCTACTTTGGCCGGTACGCTCCGTCTCTGTTCCAGCACCGCGGTTATAACTTCTATCGCATCATCAATCACATGTACCTGGGGACCGAGGGAATCTTCGGCACCCCGCTCGCCGTCTCCGCGACGTTCGTCTTCATGTTCATCCTCTTCGGCTCCATCGTGGAGCAGACGGGGCTCGGCAAATACATCATCGACCTCTCCATGGCGCTGGCCGGGTGGTCGGCCGGGGGACCGGCGAAGGTGGCGGTGGTCAGCTCCGGGATCATGGGGACGATCTCCGGGTCCTCCGTGGCCAACGTCTGCACCACCGGGATGTTCACCATCCCCTTGATGAAAAGTGTCGGATACGAGCCGCATTTTGCGGGTGCGGTCGAGGCCGTGGCGTCGACCGGAGGGCAGATCATGCCGCCGGTCATGGGGGCGGCGGCCTTCATCATGGCCCAAACCATGGGGGTCTCCTACGTCGAGGTGGCGCTGGCGGCGGTCGTGCCCGCGCTTCTCTATTACATCGCGGTCATCGTGCAGGTCCATTACGAGGCCACGCGCCTGGGGCTCAAGGGGCTGCCGCGGGAACGGCTGCCGCGTTTGAAGACGCTGTTGCTGGAGCGCGGGCATCTTTTGATTCCCCTGGCGGGCATCATCTACTTCCTCGTCGCCGGATACACGCCTCTCCAGGCGGCGTTTCGGGGGATTGTCCTGACGGTCGTCACCTCCTATTTCAGACGCGATACCTGGCTGACCCCTGCCAAGCTCTGGACGGGGCTGGAAAACGGGGCGCGCAGCGCGCTGGGAGTGGCCTGTGCCTGCGCGACGGTCGGGCTGATCATCGGAACGGCGACCCTCACGGGACTTGGGCTGAAGCTGGCTCTCGCCATCGTCACCCTGGCGGGAGGCAGCCTGTTCCTGACCCTGGTCTTCACGATGGTTGCTTCCATCTTCTTGGGCATGGGCTTGCCCACCACGGCCAACTTCATCGTGACGAGTACGATGGCGGCCCCGGCCCTCATCAAGTTGGGGATTCCGGAGATGGCGGCGTACATGTTCGTGCTTTACTTCGGCATTGCGGCGGACCTCACCCCGCCCGTCGCCCTGGCGGCCTATGCCGGGGCAGGCATCGCCCGGGCCGACGCCATCCGGACGGGGACGACGGCGACGAAACTGGCTCTGGCCGGTTTCCTTGTCCCCTATATCTACGTGTTCAACCCCATGCTCGTCCTGGTCAATTTCGAGCCGTTCTCCTTTTTCCTGGCCGTGCTCACCGCTCTGATCGGCGTCTTCCTGTTGGGCATGTCCACGATAGGATTTTTCAAGGCTCCAATCTTTCTGCTCCTGCGCATCCTCGCCCTGGGAGGGGCGTTGGGGTTGATGATCCCCGGATGGAAATCCGACCTGGCGGGGATACTCGTCCTCGCTTTGATCTGGCTCGTCCAGTCGAGAAAGGAAAAAAGAACCGCCTCTTTGTGA
- the rpoD gene encoding RNA polymerase sigma factor RpoD — protein MQEQNKRDIKTEASKSDSPEYLGKVRSLVHEGQGRGFVTHRDIERHIPVEVWDPDTLDNILSNLQELGIEVVEEEGRGKIQTSVGVGEELLPSLDGDLGKLDDIPLTDPVRMYLREIGKVALLTAEEEVVLAQRMEEGDVKAKQKLIDANLRLVVSIAKKYIGRGMLFLDLIQEGNLGLIRAVEKFDYRRGFKFSTYATWWIRQAITRAIADQARTIRVPVHMVETINKMVRISRQLVQQLGREPTDEEIAAEMEIDPARVEEIRRISQLPVSLETPIGEEEDSQLGDFIEDRDLPSPDEAAAGHLLHEQIEEMLATLSSREREVLHYRFGLEDGHSYTLEEVGRKFNVTRERIRQIEAKALRKLRQPSRKLKDFLD, from the coding sequence GTGCAGGAACAGAATAAACGCGATATCAAAACCGAGGCCTCGAAGAGCGATTCACCGGAGTATCTGGGAAAGGTGAGGAGCCTCGTCCACGAGGGACAGGGGCGTGGTTTCGTCACGCATCGCGATATCGAGAGGCATATCCCGGTCGAGGTGTGGGACCCGGATACCTTGGACAACATCCTGAGCAATCTGCAGGAGCTGGGCATCGAGGTTGTCGAGGAGGAGGGGCGAGGCAAGATCCAGACCTCCGTGGGGGTCGGTGAGGAGCTCCTTCCGTCCCTGGATGGGGACCTCGGCAAGCTGGACGACATTCCGCTGACCGATCCTGTACGCATGTACCTGCGGGAGATCGGCAAGGTCGCCCTCCTGACCGCGGAGGAAGAGGTCGTCCTGGCTCAAAGGATGGAGGAGGGCGACGTCAAGGCGAAACAGAAGCTGATCGATGCGAACCTCCGCCTTGTGGTCAGCATCGCGAAGAAGTACATCGGCCGTGGAATGCTCTTCCTGGACCTGATTCAGGAGGGAAATCTCGGTTTGATTCGCGCCGTGGAAAAATTCGATTACCGCCGTGGCTTCAAGTTCAGCACCTACGCCACATGGTGGATCCGTCAGGCCATCACCCGCGCCATAGCGGATCAGGCCCGAACGATTCGCGTTCCGGTGCACATGGTTGAGACCATCAACAAGATGGTGCGTATCTCCCGTCAGCTCGTACAGCAGTTGGGACGCGAGCCGACGGACGAGGAGATCGCGGCGGAGATGGAGATCGATCCCGCCCGCGTGGAGGAGATTCGCCGTATATCGCAGCTGCCGGTCTCGCTGGAGACCCCCATAGGAGAGGAGGAGGACAGCCAGTTGGGGGACTTCATCGAAGATCGAGACCTGCCGAGCCCGGACGAGGCGGCTGCGGGGCACCTGCTCCACGAACAGATCGAGGAGATGCTTGCGACTCTTTCCAGTCGTGAGCGGGAGGTGCTGCACTATCGTTTCGGCCTGGAGGACGGTCATTCGTATACCCTGGAGGAAGTCGGACGCAAGTTCAACGTGACCCGGGAACGGATTCGCCAGATTGAAGCCAAGGCTTTGAGAAAGCTGCGTCAACCCAGCCGCAAACTCAAGGACTTTCTGGATTGA
- a CDS encoding potassium channel family protein — protein MSSRFVKLVKSARRGRAFSKRFRHSLLGALFLLFILLFGSAWFVWQQERGFSGSYADALWTVLFTLIGQGEFATAPRTILGRVIVFLLSIVGVALFGVIFSEIVQNLMSRKLREMMGMSCCKYRGHIVICGWNNRGDLIVRQLLASGKQVALVTEERPVNLASEVFFVAGNPSEKETLLRGGLDAAAAAIILSDPRFGNDDSRTILTGLAVESINPSVYSVMELHNPDNERYARFARVDDVIYSDELIADITSVCTRYEGISSFIRDIFSVTDKGHSFASLDVSKEFEGKSIKELFGKLREGGLLPIGVIVPPEDEPDAPVARWLSCVDPDENIVVRLPMKAVCIKKD, from the coding sequence ATGAGTTCCCGATTCGTCAAGCTGGTGAAGAGTGCGCGCCGGGGAAGGGCTTTTTCGAAAAGGTTTCGGCACAGCCTTCTGGGCGCGCTGTTTTTGTTGTTCATCCTTCTGTTCGGATCGGCTTGGTTTGTCTGGCAGCAGGAGCGCGGATTTTCGGGCTCCTACGCCGACGCCCTCTGGACCGTTCTCTTTACGCTGATCGGTCAGGGGGAGTTTGCCACCGCTCCAAGGACCATTTTGGGGCGCGTGATTGTATTTCTGCTCTCCATCGTGGGAGTGGCTCTCTTCGGGGTCATCTTCTCGGAGATTGTTCAGAATCTGATGAGCAGGAAGCTGAGGGAGATGATGGGGATGAGCTGTTGCAAGTACCGGGGACACATTGTGATCTGCGGGTGGAACAATCGCGGAGACCTTATCGTCCGGCAGCTCCTGGCCTCCGGAAAACAGGTTGCGCTCGTGACCGAAGAGCGTCCCGTGAATCTTGCCTCAGAGGTTTTCTTCGTAGCGGGAAACCCTTCGGAGAAGGAAACTCTGCTACGCGGCGGTCTCGATGCGGCCGCAGCCGCGATTATTCTGTCCGATCCCAGGTTTGGAAACGATGACTCGCGGACGATTCTGACCGGCCTGGCCGTAGAGTCGATCAATCCCTCGGTGTACAGCGTCATGGAGCTTCACAACCCGGACAACGAACGCTACGCCCGTTTTGCCCGGGTGGATGACGTCATCTATTCCGACGAATTGATCGCGGACATTACGTCGGTTTGTACTCGATACGAGGGAATCTCCTCTTTTATTCGGGATATCTTCTCCGTAACGGACAAGGGGCATAGTTTTGCCTCCCTCGATGTCTCAAAGGAATTCGAGGGGAAGAGCATAAAAGAGCTCTTTGGAAAGCTTCGGGAGGGTGGACTGCTTCCCATCGGGGTCATCGTTCCGCCGGAGGACGAGCCCGATGCGCCGGTGGCCCGGTGGCTCTCTTGCGTCGATCCGGACGAAAATATCGTGGTGAGGCTGCCGATGAAGGCTGTATGTATCAAGAAGGATTGA
- a CDS encoding flagellin N-terminal helical domain-containing protein, producing the protein MRIYHNIPALYAYNALSSTNNALQKSIRTLSTGLRINSAADDAAGLAISEKMRSQINGLNMAVRNAQDGISMLQTAEGALSEVHSILQRMRELSVQAANDTLTQQDRQYIQLEVDQLKDEISRISTSTQFNKKRLLDGSAAGIWSSNDLATKAYIRGSLRKIDRFGQKAAFEGNYKIQINAKPGQAEAMKTDIFKIKHKNVVMDVSLNEPAGVAALRVDNVPAGTYTMKTLATEANSGVALTGTYGFPEKYHKLEVTTGALAADIGKKFSISVAGGAAVEVTVPAAAAVNPSAAEIANAIRAADIADLAVQEAGGKITLISTKGAIAIADVDLATAVGTVFPVQNSTETPLTFSDLLTSVVTDAQLENNASILYEVVSVNAEAKSVTLKATANILMPDGTVLNKVNDNIVLTEGGEVDLSVSLGLGTAGAFKMTLKEGMTSIFSIGNKFVHNVNKKASTAPVNAAAGVTVEIAGTQTQSWPFKWGAAVTDENLKFGLDTKKVTSKELHFRNFYLNSKNGTVYEGDIVLNTNATEMTADKTLATFEAAYVGQVAKKDVHLRDLDKFWDSQGRFLLTDPQTINIAQGDGKNTSITLYATDTLSELRSKLNDAIANGLGQARFAVSHANSFVTFVEEETRQAYGLETVPGTFIIRSMVAGNAGRLSFSGDEDLIKALSLNVVQESKENAFTASIYDAHNGATVVNSVTVSGNQLIGVIHPNVDVEFDPMANIEVAWNENLRNFELKKISTPYETILHLVDNSTIFQVGANEGEDVAIDIGNMSSDALGVTRVIVTDRESASRAISILDNAINKVSTQRAKIGAFQNSLEHTVTNLTTTGTNLSAAESRIRDADMSLEMLNFTKLQILSQSGTAMLAQANQLPQTVLSLIRG; encoded by the coding sequence ATGAGGATTTACCACAACATACCGGCACTTTACGCCTACAACGCCCTGAGCTCCACCAACAACGCGCTCCAGAAGTCCATCCGGACGCTTTCCACGGGGCTTCGGATCAACTCCGCGGCGGACGACGCGGCGGGCCTGGCCATCAGCGAGAAGATGCGCTCGCAGATCAACGGCCTGAACATGGCGGTGCGGAACGCGCAGGACGGCATCTCGATGCTCCAGACGGCGGAGGGGGCCCTGTCGGAGGTGCACAGCATCCTGCAGCGGATGCGGGAGCTCTCGGTGCAGGCGGCCAACGACACGCTGACGCAGCAGGACCGCCAGTACATCCAGCTGGAGGTCGACCAGCTGAAGGACGAGATCAGCCGGATTTCGACGTCCACGCAGTTCAACAAGAAGCGTTTGCTGGACGGGAGCGCCGCGGGCATCTGGTCCTCCAACGACCTTGCGACGAAGGCGTATATCCGGGGATCGCTGCGCAAGATCGACCGGTTCGGGCAGAAGGCTGCGTTCGAGGGGAACTACAAGATCCAGATCAACGCGAAGCCCGGTCAGGCCGAGGCGATGAAGACGGACATCTTCAAGATCAAACACAAGAACGTCGTGATGGACGTCAGCCTGAACGAGCCTGCGGGAGTTGCCGCGCTGCGGGTGGACAACGTCCCGGCGGGAACGTACACCATGAAGACGCTTGCGACGGAGGCCAACTCCGGGGTCGCGCTGACGGGCACGTACGGCTTTCCGGAGAAGTATCATAAGTTGGAAGTCACAACCGGTGCGTTGGCAGCCGATATCGGGAAGAAATTCTCGATTTCCGTGGCGGGAGGGGCGGCCGTCGAGGTCACTGTACCTGCTGCGGCTGCGGTAAATCCTTCGGCGGCGGAGATTGCCAATGCGATCAGGGCGGCCGATATTGCAGATCTTGCCGTTCAAGAAGCGGGAGGTAAGATTACCCTCATCTCCACTAAGGGGGCTATCGCGATAGCGGATGTTGATCTCGCTACTGCTGTGGGGACGGTCTTTCCAGTGCAGAATTCCACCGAGACGCCTCTTACCTTCTCCGATCTGCTCACCAGCGTCGTGACGGATGCCCAGCTCGAGAACAACGCCAGCATCCTGTACGAGGTGGTGTCGGTCAACGCCGAGGCGAAGAGCGTGACGCTGAAGGCCACGGCCAACATCCTGATGCCGGACGGCACCGTGCTCAACAAGGTGAACGACAACATCGTCCTCACCGAGGGGGGGGAGGTGGACCTCAGCGTCAGCCTGGGACTGGGGACTGCCGGGGCCTTCAAGATGACCCTCAAGGAGGGCATGACGAGTATCTTCAGCATCGGCAACAAGTTCGTCCACAACGTCAATAAGAAGGCGAGCACGGCCCCGGTCAATGCGGCTGCCGGCGTCACGGTGGAGATCGCCGGAACGCAGACCCAGAGCTGGCCCTTCAAGTGGGGGGCGGCGGTCACGGACGAGAACCTGAAGTTCGGCCTGGACACCAAGAAGGTCACCAGCAAGGAGCTGCACTTCCGGAACTTCTACCTGAACAGCAAGAACGGCACGGTCTATGAGGGCGACATCGTCCTGAACACCAACGCCACGGAGATGACGGCGGACAAGACGCTGGCGACCTTCGAGGCCGCGTATGTCGGTCAGGTGGCGAAGAAGGACGTGCACCTGCGCGACCTGGACAAGTTCTGGGACAGCCAGGGGCGTTTCCTGCTGACCGATCCCCAGACCATCAACATTGCGCAGGGCGACGGCAAGAACACGTCCATCACGCTCTACGCCACGGACACGCTGTCGGAGCTGCGGAGCAAGCTGAACGACGCCATCGCCAACGGCTTGGGACAGGCGCGCTTCGCCGTCAGCCACGCCAACAGCTTCGTGACCTTCGTCGAGGAGGAGACGAGGCAGGCCTACGGCCTGGAGACGGTTCCGGGCACCTTCATCATCCGCTCCATGGTGGCGGGCAACGCAGGGCGGCTCTCCTTCTCCGGGGACGAGGACCTGATCAAGGCGCTGTCGCTGAACGTGGTTCAGGAGTCGAAGGAGAACGCGTTCACCGCGTCCATCTACGACGCGCACAACGGGGCGACGGTGGTCAACAGCGTGACGGTGTCGGGCAATCAGCTGATCGGTGTGATCCACCCGAACGTGGACGTGGAGTTCGATCCGATGGCCAACATCGAGGTCGCGTGGAACGAGAACCTTCGGAACTTCGAGCTCAAAAAGATATCGACGCCCTACGAGACGATCCTGCACCTTGTGGACAACAGCACCATTTTCCAGGTGGGGGCGAACGAGGGCGAGGACGTGGCGATCGACATCGGCAACATGTCCTCGGACGCCCTTGGGGTGACGCGCGTGATCGTGACGGACCGCGAGTCCGCCTCTCGTGCGATCTCGATCCTGGACAACGCGATCAACAAGGTCTCGACGCAGCGCGCGAAGATCGGTGCGTTCCAGAACTCCCTGGAGCATACCGTGACGAACCTGACGACGACGGGAACGAACCTCTCTGCGGCCGAGAGCCGCATCCGGGATGCGGACATGAGCCTGGAGATGCTGAACTTCACGAAGCTGCAGATCCTGTCTCAGTCGGGTACGGCGATGCTCGCCCAGGCGAACCAGCTGCCCCAGACCGTACTGAGCCTTATCAGAGGATAA